The following proteins are co-located in the Desulfobaccales bacterium genome:
- the coaBC gene encoding bifunctional phosphopantothenoylcysteine decarboxylase/phosphopantothenate--cysteine ligase CoaBC produces the protein MMIFQGKRILLGVSGGIACYKAVELARRLVTGGAQVKVVMTRGAQEFVTPLTFAAVTGQTVGTHLFGQGIHPLEHIWLGQQVDLLILAPATANLIGKVAAGLGDDLLTTILLAATRPVLLCPAMNCEMYANPVVQENLARLEQRGMTVLRPAAGPLACGAVGYGRLPEVEDILAAAARLVSPQDLAGRRILVTAGPTHEDLDPVRFLTNRSSGKMGYAVAKAAWRRGAEVTLVSGPTALPAPHGVEMVRVRSALEMLTVLKERFPEADALIMAAAVSDYRPESLASKKLKRGPQAQELRLVQNPDLLKELAPLKTRQVLIGFAAETGDLLAEARRKLEAKNLDLIVANEVNRPDSGFAVDTNEVTLIPREGEPMALPLLSKDEVAERLLDWLAESWGGQEEGRD, from the coding sequence ATGATGATCTTTCAAGGAAAGCGCATCCTGTTGGGGGTGAGCGGCGGCATCGCCTGCTACAAGGCGGTGGAGCTGGCCCGCCGGCTGGTGACCGGCGGCGCCCAGGTCAAGGTGGTGATGACCAGGGGTGCCCAGGAGTTTGTCACCCCCCTCACCTTCGCCGCGGTCACCGGCCAGACGGTGGGCACCCATCTCTTCGGGCAAGGCATCCACCCCCTGGAGCACATCTGGCTGGGGCAGCAGGTGGACCTCCTCATCCTGGCGCCGGCCACCGCCAACCTCATCGGCAAGGTGGCCGCCGGCCTCGGCGATGACCTCCTCACCACCATCCTGTTGGCCGCCACCCGGCCGGTGCTGCTCTGCCCGGCCATGAACTGCGAGATGTACGCCAACCCGGTGGTCCAGGAAAACCTGGCCCGCCTGGAGCAGCGGGGGATGACGGTCTTACGGCCTGCGGCCGGGCCTTTGGCCTGCGGCGCGGTGGGTTATGGCCGCTTGCCGGAGGTGGAGGACATCCTGGCGGCCGCCGCCCGCCTCGTTAGCCCCCAGGATCTGGCCGGCCGCCGGATTCTGGTCACCGCCGGGCCCACCCATGAGGACCTGGACCCGGTGCGCTTCCTCACCAACCGCTCCAGCGGCAAGATGGGCTATGCCGTGGCCAAGGCCGCCTGGCGCCGAGGGGCCGAGGTGACCCTGGTGAGCGGCCCCACCGCCTTGCCCGCGCCCCATGGGGTGGAGATGGTCAGGGTGCGGAGCGCTTTGGAGATGCTCACCGTGCTTAAGGAGCGCTTCCCGGAGGCGGACGCCCTCATTATGGCTGCGGCGGTGAGCGATTACCGCCCCGAGTCCCTGGCATCCAAAAAACTGAAGCGGGGCCCCCAGGCCCAGGAGCTCCGGCTGGTGCAAAACCCCGATCTTTTAAAGGAGCTGGCCCCCTTGAAGACCCGGCAGGTGCTCATCGGCTTTGCCGCCGAAACCGGGGATCTCCTGGCCGAAGCCCGGCGCAAGCTGGAGGCGAAAAACCTGGACCTCATCGTGGCCAACGAGGTGAACCGGCCGGACAGCGGCTTTGCCGTGGATACCAACGAAGTGACCCTCATCCCCCGGGAGGGGGAGCCTATGGCCTTGCCTTTGCTGAGCAAAGATGAGGTGGCAGAGCGCCTGTTGGACTGGCTGGCGGAGTCCTGGGGCGGCCAGGAGGAAGGACGTGACTGA
- a CDS encoding uracil-DNA glycosylase encodes MTDPAPAELTQLIRQLKEWLAFQGRLGWPGAPAHAVTAAPDTLAEAPAPPRRPTLEEIRAEMGDCRRCKLWRTRTHLVFGEGSPTAELMFIGEGPGAEEDQQGRPFVGAAGQLLNNLLAKLGLRREEVYIANVVKSRPPGNREPEPDEIAACLPFLKKQIEAIQPRVIVTLGRVATQALLETSTPLTKLRGTWQSYQGIPVMPTFHPSYLLRFPRERIKTWEDMQKVMARLGRHE; translated from the coding sequence GTGACTGACCCGGCCCCGGCGGAGCTCACCCAGTTGATCCGGCAGCTGAAGGAATGGCTGGCCTTCCAGGGCCGCCTGGGGTGGCCCGGAGCCCCGGCCCATGCCGTGACCGCCGCCCCGGATACCCTAGCCGAAGCCCCGGCGCCACCTCGTCGCCCCACCCTGGAGGAAATCCGGGCGGAGATGGGGGACTGCCGCCGCTGCAAGCTCTGGCGCACTCGCACGCACCTGGTCTTCGGGGAGGGCTCCCCCACCGCGGAGTTGATGTTCATCGGCGAAGGGCCGGGCGCCGAGGAGGATCAGCAGGGGCGGCCCTTTGTGGGCGCCGCCGGCCAGCTTCTCAACAACCTTCTGGCCAAGCTGGGGCTCCGCCGGGAGGAAGTCTACATCGCCAACGTGGTGAAAAGCCGTCCCCCCGGCAACCGGGAGCCGGAGCCCGATGAGATCGCCGCCTGCCTGCCGTTTTTGAAAAAGCAGATCGAGGCTATCCAGCCCCGGGTTATCGTCACCCTGGGGCGGGTGGCCACCCAGGCGTTGTTGGAAACCAGCACCCCTTTGACCAAACTGCGGGGCACCTGGCAGAGTTACCAGGGCATCCCCGTGATGCCCACCTTTCACCCCTCCTATCTGCTCCGTTTCCCCCGGGAGCGCATCAAAACCTGGGAGGACATGCAGAAGGTGATGGCGCGGCTGGGCCGACATGAATAA
- a CDS encoding nodulation protein NfeD — protein sequence MNKYLCALLMILGALLGGSPTTQAQERVILVAPVVGSINPGVAEFVVDCIRRAEKEQAEALILQLDTPGGLDASMRRINQAIANSKVPVVVYVSPKGARAASAGVFITIAAHVAAMAPGTNIGAAHPVAVGLGKADKVMSDKVLNDMAAYGRALALERGRNADWVEKAVRKSVSIDAAEALRLKVIDLVADNLGDLVAALHNRTAKTAAGPRTLKTTGVPLRDIPEGLGTRILKHIADPNIAFILMLIGLAGLYFELAHPGAILPGVVGAMSLLLAFYAFQTLPVNFIGVLLILLAFIFFILEIYVTSFGLLTLAGLISLALGGMMLFRGGEAEGGMAVAWSILIPSLAAIALFFLGISALVVKSQMRRSLTGPAGLVGERGVAYTDLAPQGQVFVHGEYWQAVSDTPVAKGEPVEVVEVTGLTLKVRPVPRTPGR from the coding sequence ATGAATAAGTATCTGTGCGCCCTCCTGATGATCCTGGGAGCCCTGCTGGGCGGCTCCCCCACCACGCAGGCCCAGGAGCGGGTCATCCTGGTGGCGCCGGTGGTGGGCTCCATCAACCCCGGGGTGGCGGAATTTGTGGTGGACTGCATCCGGCGGGCCGAAAAGGAGCAGGCTGAGGCCCTCATCCTGCAATTGGACACCCCTGGCGGCCTGGATGCCTCCATGCGCAGGATCAACCAGGCCATCGCCAATTCCAAAGTGCCGGTGGTGGTGTACGTGTCCCCCAAAGGGGCCCGGGCCGCCTCCGCCGGGGTCTTCATCACCATCGCGGCGCATGTGGCCGCCATGGCGCCGGGCACCAACATCGGCGCCGCTCACCCGGTGGCCGTGGGGCTGGGCAAGGCCGACAAGGTGATGAGCGACAAGGTGCTCAACGACATGGCGGCCTACGGCCGGGCTTTGGCCCTGGAGCGGGGCCGCAACGCCGACTGGGTGGAGAAGGCGGTGCGCAAGAGCGTCTCTATCGACGCGGCCGAGGCCCTGCGCCTTAAGGTGATTGACCTGGTGGCGGACAACCTGGGGGACCTGGTGGCGGCGCTTCACAACCGCACCGCCAAAACCGCGGCCGGCCCCCGCACGCTCAAGACCACCGGCGTGCCCCTCAGGGACATCCCCGAGGGCTTGGGCACCCGCATCCTCAAGCACATCGCCGACCCCAATATCGCCTTCATTCTCATGCTCATCGGGCTGGCGGGGCTCTATTTTGAGCTGGCCCACCCCGGCGCCATCCTCCCCGGGGTGGTGGGGGCCATGAGCCTGCTTCTGGCCTTCTACGCCTTTCAGACCCTGCCCGTCAATTTCATCGGCGTCCTTTTGATTCTCCTGGCCTTCATCTTTTTTATCCTGGAGATCTACGTCACCAGCTTCGGGCTCCTCACCCTGGCGGGCCTCATCTCCCTGGCCCTGGGGGGGATGATGCTCTTCAGGGGCGGGGAAGCGGAAGGGGGGATGGCGGTGGCCTGGAGTATCCTCATTCCCTCCCTGGCGGCCATTGCCCTGTTTTTCCTGGGGATCAGCGCCCTGGTGGTGAAGAGCCAGATGCGGCGCTCCCTCACCGGCCCCGCCGGCCTGGTGGGGGAACGGGGGGTGGCCTATACCGATCTCGCTCCCCAAGGCCAGGTCTTTGTGCACGGGGAGTACTGGCAGGCGGTAAGCGACACCCCGGTGGCCAAGGGCGAGCCGGTGGAGGTGGTGGAGGTCACCGGCCTGACACTGAAAGTCCGGCCGGTGCCCCGGACGCCGGGACGCTAA
- a CDS encoding Rho termination factor N-terminal domain-containing protein: protein MGKKEKEKKEKPLDKMTATELRKYALELGEISGVHGMNKEELIAAIKKVKGIVDEGKKVVKPVNVRELKVKLKELRAKRQEAREAGASRKEMEILRRRINRLKKRTRKAA, encoded by the coding sequence ATGGGCAAGAAAGAGAAGGAGAAGAAGGAAAAACCCCTGGACAAGATGACGGCCACGGAATTGCGCAAGTATGCCCTGGAGCTGGGGGAGATCAGCGGCGTCCACGGCATGAACAAGGAAGAGCTCATCGCCGCCATCAAGAAGGTGAAGGGCATCGTGGATGAAGGCAAGAAGGTGGTGAAGCCCGTCAACGTCCGGGAGCTGAAGGTGAAGCTCAAGGAGCTGCGGGCCAAACGGCAGGAGGCCCGGGAGGCGGGCGCCTCCCGCAAGGAGATGGAGATCCTCCGGCGCCGCATCAACCGCCTGAAGAAGCGCACCCGCAAGGCGGCGTAA
- a CDS encoding slipin family protein, whose protein sequence is MFSGYTVILVLLVFFLFSAIKILNEYERGVIFRLGRALPGAKGPGWIIVIPLIDRLVKVNLQLVTYDVPSQEIITRDNVSIKVNAVVYFRVIDPVKAVIEVRDYYSATQLLAQTTLRSVCGQVELDDLLAEREKVNAQLAEILDKHTDPWGIKVTLVELKAIDLPVEMQRAMAKQAEAERERRAKVINAEGEYQAAAKMAEAARVLAAEPMSLQLRYLQTLREIAAENNSTTLFPIPIDLVKPFIKMYEKLAEKA, encoded by the coding sequence ATGTTTTCCGGCTACACCGTGATTCTGGTGCTGTTGGTGTTTTTCCTGTTCAGTGCCATCAAAATTCTCAATGAATACGAGCGGGGCGTTATCTTCCGGCTGGGCCGGGCCCTTCCCGGGGCCAAGGGCCCGGGCTGGATCATCGTCATCCCCCTCATCGACCGTCTGGTGAAGGTGAACCTGCAGCTGGTCACCTATGACGTCCCCAGCCAGGAGATCATCACCCGGGACAACGTCTCCATCAAGGTGAATGCGGTGGTCTATTTCCGGGTGATCGATCCCGTCAAGGCGGTCATTGAGGTGCGGGATTACTATTCCGCCACCCAGCTTCTGGCCCAGACCACCTTGCGCAGCGTCTGCGGCCAGGTGGAGTTGGACGATCTGTTGGCGGAGCGGGAGAAGGTCAACGCCCAACTGGCGGAGATTTTGGACAAACACACCGATCCCTGGGGCATCAAGGTAACCCTGGTGGAGCTCAAGGCCATCGACCTGCCGGTGGAGATGCAGCGGGCCATGGCCAAGCAGGCGGAGGCCGAGCGGGAGCGGCGGGCCAAGGTCATCAACGCCGAGGGCGAGTATCAGGCCGCCGCCAAGATGGCGGAAGCCGCCCGGGTGCTGGCCGCGGAGCCCATGTCCCTGCAGCTCCGCTACCTGCAGACCTTGCGGGAGATTGCGGCGGAAAACAATTCCACCACCCTGTTCCCCATCCCCATTGATTTGGTGAAGCCTTTCATCAAAATGTACGAGAAGCTGGCGGAAAAGGCTTAA